In one window of Campylobacter coli DNA:
- the argF gene encoding ornithine carbamoyltransferase, with the protein MRHFLTLRDFSKYEILSLVEHASELKKNPKKLLQDKTLAMIFEKNSTRTRMAFELAITELGGKALFLSSNDLQLSRGEPIKDTARVIGAMVDFVMMRVNKHESLIEFAKYSKAPVINALSELYHPTQVLGDLLTIKECGKMQDDLAKVAFVGDSNNMCNSWLIAAAILGFDFSVALPKNYEINSEILEFAKEKAKISGAKILLTHDKFEAIKGKDVIITDTWVSMGEESEKEKKIKDFDGFIIDEEAMSAANQDAILLHCLPAYRGYEVSEESFEKHSKVIFEEARNRLYVVKALLCFLDKEKQDFI; encoded by the coding sequence ATGAGACATTTTTTAACACTAAGAGACTTTTCTAAATATGAAATTTTAAGCCTTGTAGAGCATGCAAGTGAGCTTAAAAAAAATCCTAAAAAGCTTTTGCAAGATAAAACTTTAGCAATGATTTTTGAAAAAAACTCTACAAGAACTAGAATGGCTTTTGAACTTGCTATCACAGAGCTTGGTGGAAAAGCTTTATTTTTAAGTAGTAATGATTTGCAATTAAGCCGAGGTGAGCCTATAAAAGATACGGCTAGAGTGATTGGGGCGATGGTTGATTTTGTGATGATGAGAGTAAATAAGCATGAAAGTTTAATAGAATTTGCAAAATACTCCAAAGCCCCGGTTATCAACGCTTTAAGTGAGCTTTATCATCCAACACAAGTTTTAGGGGATTTGTTAACCATAAAGGAATGTGGCAAAATGCAAGATGATCTAGCTAAAGTAGCCTTTGTGGGTGATAGCAACAATATGTGCAATTCTTGGCTTATTGCAGCTGCAATTTTGGGATTTGATTTTAGTGTTGCATTGCCAAAAAATTATGAAATCAATAGTGAAATTTTAGAATTTGCCAAAGAAAAAGCAAAAATTTCAGGAGCAAAAATTCTTTTAACCCATGATAAATTTGAAGCCATAAAAGGTAAAGATGTGATTATTACCGATACTTGGGTTTCTATGGGCGAAGAAAGTGAAAAAGAAAAGAAAATTAAAGATTTTGATGGCTTTATTATTGATGAAGAGGCTATGAGTGCGGCAAATCAAGATGCTATTTTATTACACTGTTTGCCTGCTTATAGGGGTTATGAAGTAAGCGAAGAGAGCTTTGAAAAGCATTCAAAAGTGATTTTTGAAGAAGCAAGAAATCGCCTTTATGTGGTAAAAGCCTTGCTTTGCTTTTTAGACAAGGAAAAACAAGATTTTATATAA
- the hemN gene encoding oxygen-independent coproporphyrinogen III oxidase: MRDYKAFVKYSKAGPRYTSYPTAVEFNTNFKYEEYIEILKKQNKALSLYFHLPFCRSACYFCGCNVIYTAKEESKERYLKYLFQELDILSTLIDTKREVVQMHFGGGTPTFFSAKQLESLILKIKSIFGNFAKDAEISCEIDPRFLNEEQADVLTKNGFNRISFGVQDFDEKVQKEIHRIQPFELTQNALKLVRDRGIKSVNMDLIYGLPFQSLQSFTKTLEKAMLLNPDRLAIFNYAHVPWLKKNMRKFDENTLPSPDVKLEILEFCEKFLTQNGYKMIGMDHFAKEEDELFKALENGTLHRNFQGYTTKGGADLIGIGLTSIGEGQSHYAQNFKDMPSYEAAISEGRLPFERGVKLSYDDELRKAVIMDLMANFRLDIKAIEKEFKIDFKEYFKEDLKALEEYKEFIDLNENFILVNETGVLLIRNIAMCFDAYMKNISEDKKVFSKTV, encoded by the coding sequence ATGAGAGATTATAAAGCTTTTGTGAAATATTCTAAGGCGGGGCCGCGTTATACTTCTTATCCTACTGCAGTGGAATTTAACACAAATTTCAAATACGAAGAATATATAGAAATTTTAAAAAAGCAAAACAAAGCTTTATCGCTTTATTTTCATTTGCCTTTTTGCAGGAGTGCTTGTTATTTTTGTGGCTGTAATGTTATTTATACTGCCAAAGAAGAAAGTAAGGAGAGATATTTAAAATATCTTTTTCAAGAACTTGATATTTTAAGCACCCTTATAGATACTAAAAGAGAAGTAGTGCAAATGCACTTTGGTGGTGGAACACCTACTTTTTTTAGTGCTAAACAGCTAGAAAGTTTGATTTTAAAAATTAAATCCATTTTCGGAAATTTCGCCAAAGATGCTGAAATCAGTTGTGAAATTGATCCGCGTTTTTTAAATGAAGAGCAAGCTGATGTTTTAACCAAAAATGGTTTTAATCGTATCAGTTTTGGAGTACAAGATTTTGATGAAAAAGTACAAAAAGAAATTCATAGAATTCAACCCTTTGAGCTAACACAAAACGCTTTAAAATTAGTAAGAGATAGAGGGATAAAATCTGTCAATATGGATTTGATCTATGGCCTGCCTTTTCAAAGTTTGCAAAGTTTTACTAAAACTTTAGAAAAAGCCATGCTTTTAAATCCGGATCGTTTGGCTATTTTTAATTACGCTCATGTGCCTTGGCTAAAGAAAAATATGAGAAAATTTGATGAAAATACTTTGCCAAGTCCTGATGTCAAGCTTGAAATTTTGGAATTTTGTGAGAAATTTTTGACTCAAAATGGTTATAAAATGATAGGTATGGATCATTTTGCCAAAGAAGAAGATGAGCTTTTTAAAGCTTTGGAAAATGGGACTTTACATAGGAATTTTCAAGGCTATACTACCAAGGGTGGTGCGGATTTGATCGGCATAGGACTTACTAGTATAGGAGAAGGACAAAGTCATTATGCGCAAAATTTTAAAGATATGCCAAGCTACGAAGCTGCTATTAGCGAGGGGAGATTGCCTTTTGAAAGAGGGGTTAAGTTAAGCTATGATGATGAGCTTAGAAAAGCTGTAATTATGGATTTGATGGCAAATTTTAGACTAGATATTAAAGCCATAGAGAAAGAATTTAAAATCGATTTTAAAGAGTATTTCAAAGAAGATTTAAAAGCTTTGGAAGAATACAAAGAATTTATTGATTTAAATGAAAACTTTATTTTGGTAAATGAAACAGGTGTTTTGCTGATACGAAATATAGCTATGTGTTTTGATGCTTATATGAAAAATATAAGTGAAGATAAAAAAGTCTTTTCTAAAACAGTTTAA
- a CDS encoding DUF2603 domain-containing protein, whose amino-acid sequence MKELEKYSNCLKRIDEFSQNLGMKKEDRAIFEMKQSENENEKCLVLKNGSFDSPEPWFIMDENDQIHTLISLNSLKNILENLKQAQKENFELRLEKAIYQQIPIDFSDVWIVAMDEIKRKAQEGIMEISIDLEKLLADIKKEHPNLFVDMQAMVERVKNNERL is encoded by the coding sequence GTGAAAGAACTTGAAAAATATAGCAATTGCTTAAAACGCATTGATGAATTTAGCCAAAATTTAGGCATGAAAAAAGAAGATAGAGCTATATTTGAAATGAAGCAAAGTGAGAATGAAAACGAAAAATGCTTGGTGCTTAAAAATGGTAGTTTTGATTCTCCTGAACCTTGGTTTATAATGGATGAAAATGATCAAATTCATACACTTATTTCTTTAAATAGTCTTAAAAATATTTTAGAAAATTTAAAACAAGCTCAAAAAGAGAATTTCGAACTTCGTCTTGAAAAAGCGATTTATCAGCAAATTCCTATTGATTTTAGCGACGTGTGGATAGTGGCAATGGATGAGATAAAACGCAAGGCACAAGAGGGTATTATGGAGATCAGTATTGATCTTGAAAAATTGCTTGCAGATATCAAAAAAGAACATCCAAATTTGTTTGTAGATATGCAAGCCATGGTAGAAAGGGTAAAGAATAATGAGAGATTATAA